One Sulfolobales archaeon DNA window includes the following coding sequences:
- a CDS encoding DNA polymerase, giving the protein MKGMGRHKEIKHLMAYDSEAFVKKGENGELVYKLAYGAFAYKKGNKYYTKIIRSSDEFIEFLKKHPKTIVYIHNAKYDLSLLSLSKYKDLIRWISFDKPINLSFNFNVKIRDSLNYLDGKLESLRKTFLKEEDYQEIGVDPNYKDEAPYYLINEGKIKEWNKWVSIEGPKLARNDALILLKIMENFHKLFGKIRTEVSLPSIAFNLNREILSRKADYNKVIYPLYYKPDPEVNGEEALQSYRGGRTEALKITLTSTYLTFYDVNSLYPTVMKLFQYPYKFKDDKRVRDLIKAYQDGLIGLHLVKWKCSNEFMPIVVRTEVNNEESVTQVSKGEYWITSPELEVLESDCEGEVEVKRSLWFYTYPIFVDFVDKYYALKQKAPKGSPEYYLYKKLLNSLYGKWGEHKKRRRLIQDEELIKLLDRKFAEKDNKERLEIEEGLIVSKIDWGFYTVRQELKKRRNVAIASLVTAFARVYLYNIIKQIGYRNVYYCDTDSIATNVKPPEYLNFTILGVKINQHFEGDELGSLKKEKEGYFQILGKKFYFKTQEEGELVPPGFKLNGQIAEGEKTEDIILKGVPLGSKLRIFLAQDPLKIKVEAEYNWINANWKEVTFVRKVKEIHPRMKLNYKLEDNYYQGYPL; this is encoded by the coding sequence ATGAAGGGAATGGGGAGGCATAAGGAAATTAAACATTTGATGGCTTATGATTCAGAGGCTTTTGTTAAGAAGGGAGAGAATGGGGAATTAGTTTATAAGTTAGCTTATGGGGCATTTGCCTATAAGAAGGGAAATAAGTATTACACAAAGATTATAAGAAGTAGTGATGAGTTTATTGAATTCCTTAAAAAGCACCCAAAAACAATTGTATATATACATAATGCAAAGTATGATTTAAGCTTGTTAAGCTTAAGTAAGTATAAGGATTTAATCAGATGGATTAGTTTTGATAAGCCAATTAATTTGAGTTTTAACTTTAATGTGAAAATAAGAGATAGTCTAAATTACCTAGATGGCAAATTAGAGAGTTTAAGGAAAACATTTTTGAAAGAGGAAGACTACCAGGAGATAGGAGTAGACCCAAATTATAAGGATGAAGCCCCCTATTACCTAATAAATGAAGGTAAAATAAAAGAATGGAATAAATGGGTAAGTATTGAAGGACCTAAATTAGCAAGGAATGATGCCTTAATTTTGCTGAAAATAATGGAAAATTTTCACAAATTGTTTGGCAAGATAAGAACTGAAGTAAGTTTGCCCTCAATTGCCTTTAATTTGAATAGAGAAATACTATCCAGAAAAGCTGATTATAATAAAGTTATATATCCATTATATTATAAGCCAGACCCAGAGGTAAATGGGGAGGAGGCTTTACAAAGTTATAGAGGGGGGAGAACTGAGGCTTTAAAAATAACATTAACTAGTACTTATTTAACATTTTATGATGTTAATTCATTATATCCCACTGTCATGAAACTTTTCCAGTACCCATATAAGTTTAAGGATGATAAAAGAGTGAGGGATTTAATTAAAGCATATCAAGATGGCCTAATAGGCCTACATTTGGTAAAATGGAAATGTAGTAATGAATTTATGCCAATTGTAGTTAGGACAGAAGTTAATAATGAAGAATCAGTGACACAAGTCAGCAAAGGAGAGTATTGGATAACAAGCCCAGAGCTTGAAGTTCTAGAAAGTGATTGTGAAGGAGAAGTAGAGGTAAAAAGAAGCTTATGGTTTTATACTTACCCCATTTTTGTTGATTTTGTTGATAAGTATTATGCATTAAAGCAAAAAGCCCCAAAAGGTAGCCCAGAGTATTATCTATACAAAAAATTACTTAACTCACTTTATGGTAAATGGGGAGAGCATAAAAAGAGAAGAAGATTAATACAAGATGAGGAGTTAATAAAATTATTAGATAGAAAATTTGCTGAGAAAGATAACAAGGAAAGACTTGAAATTGAGGAGGGCTTGATAGTAAGCAAAATTGATTGGGGCTTTTATACAGTAAGGCAAGAGCTTAAGAAGAGAAGAAATGTAGCAATTGCCAGTTTAGTAACAGCTTTTGCAAGGGTTTACTTATATAATATTATAAAGCAAATTGGGTATAGGAATGTGTATTATTGTGATACTGACAGTATTGCAACTAATGTAAAACCACCAGAGTATCTTAATTTTACCATTTTAGGTGTTAAAATAAACCAACATTTTGAGGGAGATGAGTTAGGGAGCCTTAAAAAAGAGAAAGAAGGATATTTCCAGATTTTGGGCAAGAAGTTTTACTTTAAAACACAAGAAGAAGGGGAATTAGTACCACCAGGCTTTAAGCTTAATGGGCAAATTGCTGAAGGTGAAAAAACTGAGGATATAATATTAAAAGGAGTACCACTTGGTAGTAAACTGAGGATATTTTTAGCACAAGACCCATTGAAGATAAAAGTTGAAGCTGAATATAATTGGATAAATGCAAAT